ACCATTGTTGTATTTGTTCCAGAAATACTCCGCTAATTCGGGATTATCTTCTTCTTTGGCTGAAGTTGTTGTGCTTTCCTGCCTAAAATTATTTTCTTTATTCTGGGCTGCAATTTGTTTTGAAAATAAAAAAATAGATAAAAATAAAAAAGGGGAAATTAATTTACAAAAAGATTTCATAGTAATATCTAATTTCTTACGGATTATATCATCTGATATTGTTTTGTCAAGAGTATAACCATATTTATGTTCCAATACACCAGGCTCAAATAGTTGCCTGCTTATGTCTTTCTTTTAAACTTCTTTGCCGCCGGGAAAAGGATGTTATTTAAAATCAGGCGGTATCCCGGTGAATTTTTGTGCAAATCAAGATTTGTCGGAGGGTCGCCTACCTTATGGCTGTAATCTTCGGGATCATGCCCGCCGTAAAAAGTGACAGTTCCGTCCCTGTAGTTTGTATGGATATATTTCGCGCGGCTGCCGCTTGTTACCCTGCCCATGGTAATCGCTGAGTCTTTTATTGTTAACATACTGAATGAGGTTGTCTGCCCGAAAAACCCCCTGATTTTAGTGGTATGGTTTTGCGTGAGCATTGCCGGCACCGGATCAAATTTAGCTGAAAATTCAAAAAGAGTAAAATCCTCCATGCCGGAACTTTCGGGTATATCATAATTGCTTATATCAATATTGGAAAATTCATAATTCAGCGGATTTGTGTCCACCTTAAAATTTGTAAAGAAAAAAGTCTGGCTGAAATCAAGTTTTTCCTGCGCGTTGGGGTCAACAGGCGTCCCGTCTATTTCCGGCGGCACAATATCCACGCCTGTCGCGGCAAGACTTATATCAATGCTGTCGCACGCGGCGCACATAGCGAAAAGAAAGCCGCCCTGTGACACAAAGGCCTTTATTGACCGGGCTACCGCATTTTTATGCTGGGGTACCGTGGAAAAGCCGGCCTCTCTCGCGGCCGCGGTGTAATTAAAAGATTGCTGCTTATACCATGGCGCGTTATAAAAAGAGGAATAAAACTTGCCGTACTGGCCTGTAAAGTCTTCATGATGAAGGTGCAGCCAGTCATACTTGACCAGTTTCCCGGTTAAAACTTCTTTATCCCAGACCTTATCATAAGGGATTTGTGCGTATGTTAAAGCTAATGTAACCGCGTCATCCCATGGCAGTTTTTCCGGAGGGGTATAAATCGCGACAAGAGGCGCCTTTTCAAGTAAAACCCGCTCCATATTATTGTTTTCGATTTCCTGGTATAGATTTGGAATGCTTGAATCAGGTATAATTTCAAAGGAAACACCCCTGATGGATGCTTCCTGGCGAAGAGGTGATGAATCATTCGTCAAAAAGGAGCCGCCGCGATAGTTTAAAAGCCATTCAATTTTTTCGCCCTGCTGCAAAATCCAGTATGCGAGGCCATAAGCTTTTAAATGGTTATTTTGATTTGTGTCCATATATATCAGGAATCTGTTTTGGGCAAATGAAATGTTGGACAAAAATAGGAAAGATAAGATAAATATTAATTTTTTCATCGCGGATGCTTACGTCTTTCCTCTTTTTGTTTTTCAATAAACATTAAAGAAGAATGTGTCATTTTTTTACGGTAGTCATTTGCATTAATTTCAACTACACGGCACATTTCATATAGGCGGGATCTCAATCTTGTTCCAATCCGTATTTCCAGGGGTTCATCTTTTCCGGCTGATTCATCAAGAAAATTTGAAGTAAAAATTGTGATTTTTTTATCGTTGTATCTTTGGTTAATGATGTAAGATAATGTATCCTGGACCCAGTTTGTGATTTTACTCGCGCCCAGCTCATCCAGGACGACCACCTCTTTTTGAAAGATGGGCGATAAAACCTCAAGTTCCGTTGTCTGAGATTGTGAATTGTAGGAATTTTGGATCTCTTTCAGAAGATCGCGGAAATCGTAAAAGACACAGGGTGTGGATTTTTGTTTTATAAGTTCTTTAATGATAGCCACTGCAAGGTGTG
The sequence above is drawn from the bacterium genome and encodes:
- a CDS encoding asparagine synthetase B, translated to MDTNQNNHLKAYGLAYWILQQGEKIEWLLNYRGGSFLTNDSSPLRQEASIRGVSFEIIPDSSIPNLYQEIENNNMERVLLEKAPLVAIYTPPEKLPWDDAVTLALTYAQIPYDKVWDKEVLTGKLVKYDWLHLHHEDFTGQYGKFYSSFYNAPWYKQQSFNYTAAAREAGFSTVPQHKNAVARSIKAFVSQGGFLFAMCAACDSIDISLAATGVDIVPPEIDGTPVDPNAQEKLDFSQTFFFTNFKVDTNPLNYEFSNIDISNYDIPESSGMEDFTLFEFSAKFDPVPAMLTQNHTTKIRGFFGQTTSFSMLTIKDSAITMGRVTSGSRAKYIHTNYRDGTVTFYGGHDPEDYSHKVGDPPTNLDLHKNSPGYRLILNNILFPAAKKFKRKT
- a CDS encoding ATP-binding protein, encoding MPALKTIKKNQPATCPKCGGSGWEVTKEDGIEAVKRCGCFYPRISDRLLKEARIPKRYENCTIDSFYPIENNRSLHEAQKIANDFVTEYPVVDAGLLFIGSPGVGKTHLAVAIIKELIKQKSTPCVFYDFRDLLKEIQNSYNSQSQTTELEVLSPIFQKEVVVLDELGASKITNWVQDTLSYIINQRYNDKKITIFTSNFLDESAGKDEPLEIRIGTRLRSRLYEMCRVVEINANDYRKKMTHSSLMFIEKQKEERRKHPR